The genomic stretch CTGTTTGCCTTCAATGCAAAAAACCCTTTACAGATTTCGTTTGGGTTTAGAATTGATGGCACCTTAGCTGTCTATTTCGCTTTTCTCGCTTTCTTTTAGATTTGCTTGGGTTGGTTTAAgagtgcgtttttttaaaaaaataatttatctttttaaattaaattgtaattttggtgTTTaggattatgattttaaaaacgtaaattttaaaatcatgaaaaaattcatgatttctataagctgattagagagtgtttatttgaaaaagtgcgaatttaaaccaaaatcacgcttaaaacaatatttggcgtaatatttacctatttgatcatgaaaccgcaattatatattaatgttatccaaatactcaattgataaaaaaagtacttcttaatctgttttaccaaacgcctatgcagttttaaaaagtaacaatttaaaaatataatttttaaaaacgcaattattAAAATCCcacgcaatctcaaatatgccCTTTAACTTCGACTGCACAAACATATAGGGAGTATCCTGGAATGCTGTTTGTTAGGATTCTATCTCCTCTTCTTTGAATCTCCCTCTCGGATTCCAACTCCTAAACATCTTTActtcgaatctctctctctctctctctctctctatatatatatatataaaactcagGTATTACTGGTGGAGTATCTGAGAGGAGGAGGATTGGGTTTGCAATATTATTGAAATGGGTGAAGTATATCAAGTTGAGAAGGTGGATTCCTCGGAGGTTAACGAGGAATGTCCTATTAAACAAGTCGATCTGACAGTGCCCAAAACGGATGATCCGACCATGCCAGTGCTCACATTCAGGATGTGGGTTCTGGGTCTTACTGCATGTGTCACACTCTCCTTTGTGAACCAGTTCTTTTGGTATAGGAGGCAGCCATTATCGGTCAGTTCAATATCTGCGCAGATTGCTGTGGTGCCCATTGGGCACTTTATGGCCAAGGTGTTGCCAAAGCGTCCCTTCTTTCAGGGCACATGGTTTGAGTTCACTATGAATCCGGGGCCCTTTAATATCAAGGAACACGTTTTAATCACGATTTTTGCAAATTCGGGTGCCGGATCGGTTTATGCTGCTCATGTTTTGTCTGCAGTTAAACTCTATTATAAAAGGGCCCTCACTTTTCTTCCAGCCTTGATTGTTATGCTTACAACTCAGGTTCTTTTCCCATGtttcttcttttgattttggttGGATTCTTGTTGACTTTTCAAGAGTTAGATGAAGGCTTATTTGATTAtgtgatgattattattatacaTGCTGAATTTTGGAATATTTGactattgtaatttttttatgctTTATGGGGTACTATAATTCATATATACTAACACTTCAAAAATTGAGAGTTATGTGGAAGTACCTCGaatgaatccaaaaaaaaaaaaaaaaatccaaatcatAAGTCTGTGGGTTAGCAGAGTGATTTTATGGAAGAATAATGCATTCATGATTGTCACTCCATAACTGTCTTGGAATTATAAGGGAGATAATCTCTGAAATCTTTTGGGCTAgtcaatttgatgaaaaagaaaaacttgggATCCTTTGGGAAGAATAATTTTGTTCATGCTATTTTTGTCCTGTTGTCCATGCCTCTTTTCATACTACTATTGCAaggtcaaaataaaatattaacattaattttattacatatattgtGATATGCTTATTAAAATGCTACTTTTGAATCTTCAAATCCTGCACATCTTTAACAATGGATAACGTATCCAACATGTGATTTCCTACATGAGTATTGTCCTTGCTGACATATAGTTACCATTGGATTACTTACAAGCAGTCTCCAATgatgtagtttttcttttttaaattgtagGTGTTAGGGTTTGGTTGGGCTGGACTTTTTCGAAAATATCTGGTTGAGCCAGGGGAAATGTGGTGGCCTTCTAATCTGGTTCAGGTCGCATTGTTCAGGTAATTTTGCATTTGAAATATTCGTTCAATAAAACAAATAGGTACACTCAAACTTTGCCAGTACCCTGAATGATATAATATCAACATTACAGGGCTCTAcatgagaaggaaaaaagaccTAAAGGCGGCACTACGCGCACTCAGTTCTTTCTCTTGGTCTTGATCAGTAGCTTTGCTTACTATGTGTTACCTGGCTATCTTTTCATAATGTTAACAACTGTCTCTTGGGTCTGCTGGATCTCTCCTAAGTCTGTTTTTGTCCAACAACTGGGTTCTGGCTTACAAGGCCTTGGAATTGGTTCCTTTGGGATTGATTGGGCTACGATTTCCGCTTACCTTGGGAGTCCATTAGCTAGTCCATGGTTCGCCACTGCCAACACTGCTGTTGGATTCATCTTTGTAATGTATGTGATGACACCCCTAGCTTACTGGTACAACATCTACGGTGCCAAGACTTTCccaatatattctaacagccTTTTCACATCAAATGGTTCTGAGTACGACATTTTGAGCATCATCAACTCCAAATTTCATCTTGACCGGACTACTTATGCACAGATGGGGTCTATACATCTCAGCACATTCTTTTCCATGACTTATGGTGTTGGATTTGCTACACTTACTGCTACACTTATGCATGTTCTGCTATTCAGTGGAAGGTAATAACTGCTTGAAGCATTCCATGAAAATTTCCCACTCCTCATCAAGGGAttaaaatatatagataatgcacaaaaatgatcatatttttgcTGATAGACTATAcattcttttttcatttgaatttttatatatGCGTGCGCATGTAGATATGCATGTTTCTTCTTTTAAACTTCTTATGATTATTTTGCCATATGTTTTTGAGCatattttcttcctctctctttgGAGATAGTAACGAAGTTAACAGTTGAATGTGGCAAGTTTCCTCTAATGAGAATTAATTGTATTGTTTCAACATTTATTCATCCTGTTACAGTAGAAGTTCCGCTTTTTTTAGTTCAAAGTAAGCACTGGATATCTCTCCTTTAAATTTACCCCCAGTGGTTGAAGTACATATCTTCGATCTTCTTTAAATGAGTTCTTAATTGTTGATCTATGTGGTGTAACATGGCACTGTTTAAGCTCTTATAAGACTTTCTTAGAACTTAACTTCATTTGCACCCCACTTGCAGTGACATATGGAAGCAAACCAGAAGTGCCTTTAGCGGGAATGGAAAAGAAGATATACATACCAAACTTATGAAGGTGTACAAATCCGTTCCTATGTGGTGGTTTCTTGTCATTCTTGTGACGAACATTGCTCTTATAATGTTTGCTTGTGAGTATTACAACGAGTCACTTCAACTGCCTTGGTGGGGTGTGCTGCTAGCTTGTGCCATTGCCGTTTTCTACACTCTCCCAATTGGTATCATTGCTGCCACCACAAACCAGgtaaatatatttcaaattataaaatttaatccTTTGTTAAATGGAAGTTCTGCTAAAATGTATCACTCATGTGCATCTCTTGCTGGTGAATCAGATGCCAGGTTTGAACATTATAACAGAATACATTATCGGATACATGTACCCAGAGCGCCCTGTTGCTAACATGTGCTTCAAGGTGTATGGATACATCAGCATGACCCAAGCTCTAACCTTTCTGGCAGACTTTAAGCTTGGCCACTACATGAAGATTCCACCAAGGTCAATGTTCATGGCACAGGTCAGTTTTGTTTTCTGTCTCAAATTCATATATAAGAGCACAGTATagtactaaaatattcaaaagCTAAAATCGTGACATTGCAGGTGGTTGGAACTATCGTTTCGGTAATTGTATACACGGGAACTGCATGGTGGCTGATGGAAAGCATCCCACACCTTTGTGATACCTCCCTGCTACCAAAGGGCAGCCCCTGGACTTGCCCGATGGACCGTGTCTTCTTCGATGCATCCGTCATCTGGGGACTTGTCGGACCCCGTAGAATCTTTGGCAACCTAGGTGAATACGGGAATGTCAATTGGTTCTTTCTTGGTGGAGCAATTGCCCCTCTCCTAGTCTGGCTTGCACACAAGGCATTCCCTAACCAAAATTGGATTCGCATGATTCACATGCCTGTTTTGTTGGGTGCTACGTCAATGATGCCCCCAGCTAGTGCCGTAAACTACACTAGTTGGATCATCGTAGGGTTTCTCTCCGGATTTGTGTTCTTTAGGTACCGGCCAGAATGGTGGAAGCGCTACAATTATGTCCTTTCTGGTGGTCTTGATGCTGGAACTGCTTTCATGACGTTGTTGCTGTTTGTTTCCATGGGATCCACCGGAATTAGCTGGTGGGGAAACGATGTTGATGGGTGCCCCTTAGCTTCTTGCCCAACCGCAAAAGGAGTCATGGTTCAAGGTTGCCCAGTTGTCTCTTAAAACTCGTAtgtttttcctatatttttcaGGTTGTATGGAACCACTCTCTCATAACTTCATGCTTGTAAATAGATTTCAATATTTCTTTTGGTATTTGTTTTGGGATTTAGATCCccacattttttataaaatatgagatttttatattctaaaatttgagCCATCCATTTCGTATAACGATTTAAACAAATGCAGAAATTTGTGTTACTGAAGCAAGTGGGATttgacatattaaaaattaaaattaattacctcagtaacacacaaatttttgtatttgtttagaTCATTAGATGAAATGGAGGGttcaaattttagaatatgagaatctcatattttaaaaaaatatgaagggaTCTCAATCTTTTGCTTTGGGTTTAGATGATGCTCTTTGTGCTTTCCAAAATAATGATGCCATTATCATTCATTATAAAAGTTTAGTTGCATTGCCCCTAGTGGTagataatcaaataaaacaGTAGAAAGACTGTTCACAAAAAGATCATTTAATCCATCACACTACTTTTCCTCTCAGATGGAAACGCAATACAGCTTCACTAGTTTGCTCAAGCGATTAGTACTTTCTTCAACTACTTTAGCGAAATGGCTGCATTATGCTTTGTCAAAGCCGCCACATAAAGCAGTGAGCGGACTGGCACTAATATAATGCTAGCTTCGATTGAGTAGATGGAGATTGAGTAGTCTAACCTGTTTAATCAGGGTTGATGGTTACGAATCTGAAACACGAATCCAACATATGAACTTAGCGGATTAGGATCGAGggtttgacttgtttaattaaaccGATTGAATTAAGACTAATCTAATAAATCTGCACCCAGAGCATTGTCTCTCACCTGGGCAAAGCATGAAGAAGGCACAGACTCATTTGAAGGCTTGAGATCATGATACCCCTTTGCATCAGCAATCTTCTACACATGCACGCGCTTCTATGAATTTGCAGAAGAAACCTTTTCTCGCTCTACCCTTTTTCAAAAGGAACCTCGTTAAACGACATGGGAAGACCACTTTATTAAATCTTATCTCTACCTTCCCTTGCATTCATTTCAGTCCAAGTTGTTGGGTTGAGATAAGATTACGTTGACAAAGTCATGCTTGACGGCTTGAGCCAAAAGCCCTTTACACCAATGCCTATTTAAGGAATTTTAAAGGCTCTAAATATCTTTTTATCAATTTTGCATAGAAATTCCTGTTCActtctattttttattgctaacagaaatattttttatttgggcttCTTTAAATAATTATACCACTGTATTCATGGTCCAAATACATTTGCTCGGAGAGGCAGATAAATAGGCCGCGAATGGAGAACAGAAATTTGCCCGGAAATTTTAGTATGATTATGCAAGAATTTATAGTGAAAGCTTTGCTCACCTCTTTATACATCCTAAAAGAAAACTTCAATCATATTTTCTGACTACAACATGTCAACATACAACAAGAAAAGGGGGAGGGGAGTGGCGAATTTGTCCTCTCTTTCAAAAAATTGATCTGATTCAGAACCACAAAAATCTGTTCTTATATGCATGTTCAGCAGCTTCTGCACCTTAAATCTATTTAATTTCCGTGAGTAACTTTTGTGCAGCCTTCTGTAATGGTTGAGTAAAAAAGAATTACAGGAATATACTTCGCCATTTTTCTAGTTGTAATCGTCCTAGCTTAGATTGCATTCTACTGAGGACTGATGAACATCATATGCTTCTCCATTCACGGGCTATTGCAAATGAACAATGCCATCACCCAAAATAGGAAGACTGTTGACCAAGTAGATTCAACTGAACAAGTACCTTGGCAGCAAGAGATTTCAAATGGCTATTTTTCTTCTGAGCAATTTCCACCAATGACATCTGTGCTGAACTTCCATATTTTTGCTTTAACTCATCCAGCCGAAAAATTCTTTCTAAAGCAATTAGAGTTTTCTCCTGCAGTCTATCAGAAGGTGAACCCAATAACTTTATAATTGGAAGAATGGCATTTGCTTCTGCTAGCGCTTTAATGCCGCTCCGTCTTTCACCATCTATCAAAGTCAATAGTGCATCTAAAGAAGCTTCACAGGACCCAAGTTCGGACTCCCCAAGCATCCTTACCAGAGGTTCCAAAGCATTAGCCtcaaaaatgcaaaaagaagACTCAACTGTACACATGCCTAAGTGTGCAGGGCAGCCAGTATCAGGTGCAGCCGAGCAACACTGGAAGATCCCATGCCTCTTTATCGGCATGCTCAAGCCAAAGGAACTTTCTGAAAACTGCTTGAGTGCAATGGCTGCATTTTGTTTTGTCAAGGCAGTTCCAGATACCAGAAACTGAACAAGTACAGGGATAATGCCAGCGTCAGCTACTCTCTTCTGCCATTCCTGATTTGTTGAGACAGTGAAACGGCAAATAGCTCCAACAGCATTCTCTGTTACCTGCCTATTGTGTAAGGCATATTTACTTCCATCAGTGAGACATCCAAAAATGGTTTCAACTGCCCCTGCGTCTACAAGCCACTGATTGAGTTGTCTCTCCTTAGGAAGGTTAGAGATAATACCCATTGCAGCAGCAATCTCTTCTACATCATTAGAAGTTTTGATGATCCTGAGCAAAGTCTCAGTGCATCTCTGACCCACATGCTCCAAAAAGGTGCTTTCATCACCATCTTCTGTCAAGCAAAGGAATAGCTTCACAGCATTTGCCCGTACAATAGGGTTATCAGCCTCGCATAATTGAACCAATACTTGAACAGCAGAGAGCTGGGAATTACATAGACATTCCAGTTAGTGATTGCTTCCAATAAATCGCTTCAGCTAGAGATTCTGAAGTCAATAAAAAAGGATAAGAGATGTTCCATCTGGGAGGGTTAAGGGtaaaaattccttaaattcTAGTAGGGACCACTATACAAATGGGAAGACACGAGACATCAATATACGTACAATAAAATTTTAGTCCAACAAAAATAGTGATCATGTTTGAGCTGTATTTTGTTATGATggttttttcattttccaataGAATCCTAGGGATTTAACAAGGATTTTTACCTGCCTCAACTTCAACCTGATGTTAAAACCAGATGGAGATTGGCACATTGCGTGAAAGCTTTGGAGAATGCTTCTTTGTATGTCTGGTCCTGTTAAGGATATAAGtgaaaaaagcttaaaaatatcCTCCTCAGATTCCAACAAGAAAACCTGCTCCTTATCAGCTTCTTGGAGAGTGGTAGATGTTGCAAGGTGCATGATTGTGGCAGCTACCTGCTCACGCAAAGTTGGTGATGATAAACTGTGACGATACAGAAGTTCAAATAGTGGCCCAACTGCACCTTCTCTGATCATCTGGAGGCCATTTTCTGGTACATTAGAGAGGTGCAGAAGAGCTTTAACGGCCACTTTCTTCATCTCTAAATCACCATTTGAGAGCAATTGAAGAAGTGGCCTCAACGCCCCATCTTTCAATATGGACAATTTGTTGTGATCAGTCAATTCAATTTCTGACAAAGTTTTAACCATGATCATTCTAACATTTTCTGGTCCTGCATCAAGGCAGTAGTCATTACATAACTAGGTAGTAAGAACTTTATACACTTTCCTGCTTACAATATACAAGTTAAGTCAGATACCACAGGTTGTATGGATGGATATTCAAACTCATACAGACATTTGCGTATTGTAAATTCAAAGTCCACATAAAGCTTGACTCTAATGTCGGGCCAAACTACTGTCTATGTGTGAATTAAACTAATAACTCAATCAATATGTGtgaattaaactaataattcaAGCAACAAGTAGAAGAAATATCACACACAAGCAATTACTCAAACACCAAGAGAGCAACACAAAAACACGCAAAATTTACATGAAAAACACTACAGTATAGAAAGAAATACCATGGGGCAAATCCGATCAATCTACGATAATAAAATGAAGAATACAACACTCAAGTTTATGCCCACAACTTGAGGTCAcaaaaaatagggaaaatacAACAATATCAACtctttaggaaaaaatataatctcACCACAAACCACCTTAGTCTGGAAAAAACAACATTGCAGCAAGATTCCTAGTATTATTCATTCTCCAGAAGATTCCTGTGTCCAGCTAGCATACCACAATAACGACAactgttttgtattttttctatatattgTTTTGCATTCTGTCCATATATTATGTATTCtttagagaaatgataaaaatcattctccatCCCATATTTCACCCATCTCCATATAGTGAATGGGTGAACCACCACTAAATTTTTGTGAGACCCACATGAGTCTACAAATCCAATAGTGGATccattagatttgcaaaaataaatggttGAGAGAATGGTGTGTAATATGCCTCGAttctttatgttttgaattCTTTCCTATTTTTCTGTTCTCTAACAACTTTTGTATGTATAGACATACTGGTGGTCAACATTTTCAGCCAAAATTGTCATGTTCAACTTCAGAATAAAAAAGCCTACATGGAAGGACATCTTGCCAAAACAAATAGGAAACAACAAGTTTGGCCCTACTATTCCCACCCTTCACTCTCTTCAGCCTGCATTTTAATTTGTGTCTTTTCTCCTTATCTCTCAGGGACCTTTTGTGATCTGATTTACATGTATATGAAGTTTTATACTGgcttaaagaaaaattaaataaataaagtgggATTTAGGAGTATCTTCTTTCATTTGTATTCCTTGCTCATCCAAGTCACTTCATAGAGttaattgaagaaaatggtTCTAGATGATGACATATAATGAGTTCAAAGTTCAGAAATGTGGCATATTCCTTAGTCGGTATTTTTACTGGAAGGAAAAAGATCATCGAGACTATTACGCAATGTTAAACATTAAACTAGTTTTGAATTTGAACTTTTTCTGAGAAAATAATTGCATCAACTCACAAAGAAATTAATGCTAGTCAAACTTTAAGCTATACAAGTAACGCATCTAATGATCTGATCAGAATTCCCAGCATACCTGAAGAAAGACGCTGCAACAAAGGTTTAAAATGATTTGCCTTTGCCATCTGTATAACGTTCTGATCAAGAACATACAAGTTCTCCAGAAGCTCTTGGGCATCATTGGAAGCTTGAATATCATCACTGCCTAAATTGGTCACCAAGAGAAGTATGCAGCCCTGAACTGCTCCAAGAGAATCTCGTATGCCATTATTTCTAGACAGTTCCAATAACAACTGCAATGCCAACTTAATTTCACCAATTTGGCGTGCAAGTAAGTGAACTATGGATTCAAGTGCATTCTCCACTTTAGCAATTCTTTCCTGCCAGAAGAGGATGattaatttaaacagaaaaaGTGTCCCTCTCATCCCTAACTAATAGAAACCAGGAGATAAGCTCATCTCCATTGTAAAAACGCTATGTACAGAAAGCAGCACTCTAAACCCGACATATTGAAGCATTTCAAACCAAATCCATGCATGTCTATATCATATCCAGATAAATTACTATAGCATGAGGAATAAATTAATCTGTTTAGCCCCATTAACCACAAAAGAAACTGGAGTTTGAAGGTACCTTATTGTCTTCACTATCTTTTGCAAGCATAAATAAGATGAAGAGAGCTTGAGTTCTTATTTCACGATTATTGGCACTGAGAAGTCCAATTAGAACTGGAATGTAGCCCTCCATTGTCATCCACTCCCGGTGTAACTCTCTTTGTATGCAAATATCTCGCAGTTTGCATAAGGGTTGAAGCATTTCTTGCTCTTCACTTGACTGGAGTCTGGGTTTGATAGAGGCAATGGTAATGATGGTGTTCCTGTTCTTCCATTCTTCAATTGATTGTCGAAGACTTTTGTTGGGCCGGAGAACCGAAGTGTCCAAGGGGATGTGGGTCGAGGGACAAAGATCATTCCCTTGAGCAAACCACTTCTCTATGGCACTCCTCTCAAATGTCCGACCAGATGAAGCTTCCACGGGGTCAACCATAACATCCATATTGATGGGGCAATAAAATGAATGCAGAGGTTCCAATGGTTTTCGACCTAAAGAGTTcctcttttcaaaatattccTTCTCCCTGTCCTCGGGAGGTGTTGTGACATCAGTCTTTTCAAGCAATGCAATGATCTGTTCCATTTGTAAAGCTTCTGGGAAGTCATTGTGCAGTGTGGCATCTTCTCTTTCCCTTTTGAATTCTTCAAATTCTTTCTTCAGTTCAGACTGCTCAGTGGATATCCCAACAGCCTCAGCAATTTGAACTAACAAGTTATTTGCATATGATCGATCACCATTCCTCTCTTGTATCCCTAACTGAATCTTTGCCAAAATTTCTTCCTCGGTTACAGCTGCCCGATACTCAGAATCCAGCATATCCTTGGTGAGCTTGCTAACCTGGCTTTTTATACCTGACGAAACGTCCAAAGAGGCCAAAGGGATGAGGCTTACCGCTCGACTAATATCTTTTGTACTGTCCTCTAAAAGTTTAACAATCTTCCTGCAATTGATTAAGAGATAAACCTTGTTTCTGTTTCTGCAGTCAAGTGCTAGCTGCTTAGCAACTTTAATCTCTCGGTTAAGAACCTCCAGAGCATTTTCTAAGCCCTTGGAGTGGTCTATGTTTAGCTCCGACAATTCTTTTAAGATAAATGCAATCCTGTCCAAATAAGTCGAGAATTTCAAGAAATTCTCCTTCTGAATGACGACTTCCTTGGCAGCATGTACAGTATCAAATATGGGAAGGACAGTCTGGGAGAGTAACTCAGATAATGGAACCACTGAGGTACTAATAATCACGTCCTTCGACATCTCTTTACTCGgagaaaaatttataaacaatGCTAATCAGCTCCATTAACCACATAACAACCACGACATACAGATGCCTGCCCAAATTAGTTGGAAAACAAGACACATACCCAATTAAACCCGGTTACAGTGCCTAATTATTTCGacttataaaaagaaagaatcaaTTAGATGCTATTAATTGTCAATGACCTACGACTTGTGATGATATAGATTAAACAGATAAAACTACAGCAACCGTTATAAGCAGATGAGATTACCTATCTATGGTTGCTGAGTAGTATTGCGgaaatataagaaaacaaaaaattaaatttcatgtCCTATGTGTTGTAATGTCCTATTTGTTCTATTTTTTGCTCAGCAAACTAAACCAGGCCAACTGAGTAAACATTCTATTATTATCAGgtccaagaaaataaaaagaaatagaatcTTAGAgattcaatttcttttctttatcagCAACCAAACATGTAAGTTAGAACCgctaaatcactatttatcccaaaagcttaagcttagaGGAAATGATTGattcaatcatttaattattattcgAAGAGGAGCCAATCAAAAGAACGACAAAAATTaagggtggtcaaaccaccatTAGCGTGATgagcaaaaaggaaaaatgaagcTTAGAAAAATACCCTATCTAAATTCCAATA from Corylus avellana chromosome ca1, CavTom2PMs-1.0 encodes the following:
- the LOC132167131 gene encoding U-box domain-containing protein 44-like isoform X1 codes for the protein MFNKTEWETELKRQEKTFKFPHFLRKVAFYSHFSQEPNGYISRESFAYFLGNLPKHGDSLTPASEMSKDVIISTSVVPLSELLSQTVLPIFDTVHAAKEVVIQKENFLKFSTYLDRIAFILKELSELNIDHSKGLENALEVLNREIKVAKQLALDCRNRNKVYLLINCRKIVKLLEDSTKDISRAVSLIPLASLDVSSGIKSQVSKLTKDMLDSEYRAAVTEEEILAKIQLGIQERNGDRSYANNLLVQIAEAVGISTEQSELKKEFEEFKREREDATLHNDFPEALQMEQIIALLEKTDVTTPPEDREKEYFEKRNSLGRKPLEPLHSFYCPINMDVMVDPVEASSGRTFERSAIEKWFAQGNDLCPSTHIPLDTSVLRPNKSLRQSIEEWKNRNTIITIASIKPRLQSSEEQEMLQPLCKLRDICIQRELHREWMTMEGYIPVLIGLLSANNREIRTQALFILFMLAKDSEDNKERIAKVENALESIVHLLARQIGEIKLALQLLLELSRNNGIRDSLGAVQGCILLLVTNLGSDDIQASNDAQELLENLYVLDQNVIQMAKANHFKPLLQRLSSGPENVRMIMVKTLSEIELTDHNKLSILKDGALRPLLQLLSNGDLEMKKVAVKALLHLSNVPENGLQMIREGAVGPLFELLYRHSLSSPTLREQVAATIMHLATSTTLQEADKEQVFLLESEEDIFKLFSLISLTGPDIQRSILQSFHAMCQSPSGFNIRLKLRQLSAVQVLVQLCEADNPIVRANAVKLFLCLTEDGDESTFLEHVGQRCTETLLRIIKTSNDVEEIAAAMGIISNLPKERQLNQWLVDAGAVETIFGCLTDGSKYALHNRQVTENAVGAICRFTVSTNQEWQKRVADAGIIPVLVQFLVSGTALTKQNAAIALKQFSESSFGLSMPIKRHGIFQCCSAAPDTGCPAHLGMCTVESSFCIFEANALEPLVRMLGESELGSCEASLDALLTLIDGERRSGIKALAEANAILPIIKLLGSPSDRLQEKTLIALERIFRLDELKQKYGSSAQMSLVEIAQKKNSHLKSLAAKVLVQLNLLGQQSSYFG
- the LOC132184492 gene encoding oligopeptide transporter 6, with amino-acid sequence MGEVYQVEKVDSSEVNEECPIKQVDLTVPKTDDPTMPVLTFRMWVLGLTACVTLSFVNQFFWYRRQPLSVSSISAQIAVVPIGHFMAKVLPKRPFFQGTWFEFTMNPGPFNIKEHVLITIFANSGAGSVYAAHVLSAVKLYYKRALTFLPALIVMLTTQVLGFGWAGLFRKYLVEPGEMWWPSNLVQVALFRALHEKEKRPKGGTTRTQFFLLVLISSFAYYVLPGYLFIMLTTVSWVCWISPKSVFVQQLGSGLQGLGIGSFGIDWATISAYLGSPLASPWFATANTAVGFIFVMYVMTPLAYWYNIYGAKTFPIYSNSLFTSNGSEYDILSIINSKFHLDRTTYAQMGSIHLSTFFSMTYGVGFATLTATLMHVLLFSGSDIWKQTRSAFSGNGKEDIHTKLMKVYKSVPMWWFLVILVTNIALIMFACEYYNESLQLPWWGVLLACAIAVFYTLPIGIIAATTNQMPGLNIITEYIIGYMYPERPVANMCFKVYGYISMTQALTFLADFKLGHYMKIPPRSMFMAQVVGTIVSVIVYTGTAWWLMESIPHLCDTSLLPKGSPWTCPMDRVFFDASVIWGLVGPRRIFGNLGEYGNVNWFFLGGAIAPLLVWLAHKAFPNQNWIRMIHMPVLLGATSMMPPASAVNYTSWIIVGFLSGFVFFRYRPEWWKRYNYVLSGGLDAGTAFMTLLLFVSMGSTGISWWGNDVDGCPLASCPTAKGVMVQGCPVVS
- the LOC132167131 gene encoding U-box domain-containing protein 44-like isoform X2, with protein sequence MSKDVIISTSVVPLSELLSQTVLPIFDTVHAAKEVVIQKENFLKFSTYLDRIAFILKELSELNIDHSKGLENALEVLNREIKVAKQLALDCRNRNKVYLLINCRKIVKLLEDSTKDISRAVSLIPLASLDVSSGIKSQVSKLTKDMLDSEYRAAVTEEEILAKIQLGIQERNGDRSYANNLLVQIAEAVGISTEQSELKKEFEEFKREREDATLHNDFPEALQMEQIIALLEKTDVTTPPEDREKEYFEKRNSLGRKPLEPLHSFYCPINMDVMVDPVEASSGRTFERSAIEKWFAQGNDLCPSTHIPLDTSVLRPNKSLRQSIEEWKNRNTIITIASIKPRLQSSEEQEMLQPLCKLRDICIQRELHREWMTMEGYIPVLIGLLSANNREIRTQALFILFMLAKDSEDNKERIAKVENALESIVHLLARQIGEIKLALQLLLELSRNNGIRDSLGAVQGCILLLVTNLGSDDIQASNDAQELLENLYVLDQNVIQMAKANHFKPLLQRLSSGPENVRMIMVKTLSEIELTDHNKLSILKDGALRPLLQLLSNGDLEMKKVAVKALLHLSNVPENGLQMIREGAVGPLFELLYRHSLSSPTLREQVAATIMHLATSTTLQEADKEQVFLLESEEDIFKLFSLISLTGPDIQRSILQSFHAMCQSPSGFNIRLKLRQLSAVQVLVQLCEADNPIVRANAVKLFLCLTEDGDESTFLEHVGQRCTETLLRIIKTSNDVEEIAAAMGIISNLPKERQLNQWLVDAGAVETIFGCLTDGSKYALHNRQVTENAVGAICRFTVSTNQEWQKRVADAGIIPVLVQFLVSGTALTKQNAAIALKQFSESSFGLSMPIKRHGIFQCCSAAPDTGCPAHLGMCTVESSFCIFEANALEPLVRMLGESELGSCEASLDALLTLIDGERRSGIKALAEANAILPIIKLLGSPSDRLQEKTLIALERIFRLDELKQKYGSSAQMSLVEIAQKKNSHLKSLAAKVLVQLNLLGQQSSYFG